The DNA region cagtttggatatttatgttttacttaattttcctAAAAGCGGTAGagtattagattttttaaaatatcaaagtgCCCAGCTCAGTAGGGTGTTTTAGAAGATGTTGATCATGAGAAAGATAGAATAGAAGAAACTCTATCTTTATAAAATCAGACGACGATATCAGTCTATAAACGCCGACTGAAAGTGATCGTAAAGGCgacttttctaataaattgtgCGGCAATTTTTGAGGAAAAGgttaagtataataaaataaaaaaacattaagtgTCTGTAACATGTATTTCCACttattgttacaaattatataataaaaacaaatgctGTACAGGATGttcgatatatttatatatataatgaaatGATCGAAAAGTTcgctttttattttagtccAACGACTATACAGACCTATGctaaaaattgcttaaaatacatattcttAGTCGACAACTTCAAACATGATGTACAGCATGTACTCAGAATGttacaatttaaactttaagttGTCgactaacaataataattcaaatatataagggaaaattacaaaatttaaccaGAGAAGTTAGCAATGAAGTCTTGTACGATCTTCTTCAATTGGGCATCGGTGTCTTCGGTGATTTTACCTTCTTTGGCGATGCTGGTCAAGATGCTTTTGTGGCTGCtcctaaaacaaaaaggaaaacaTCAGCTCAATTCACGACATAATCAGCAAAAACTTACTTGATGTGTTCAGAGAACTGCTTTTCGAAGACGGTGATCTTTGAGGGATCGATCTTGTCTAAGTGACCACGTACACCGCAGTAGATGATGGCTACTTGCTCTTCAATAGCCATTGGCACGTATTGGCCTTGCTTCAACAGCTCAGTAAGACGAACACCTCGATTCAACAGTTGTTGGGTGGCGGCATCCAAGTCAGAACCGAACTGAGCGAAAGCAGCTACTTCACGGTATTGGGCCAATTCCAGCTTCATGGAACCGGCGACCTGTTTCATGGCCTTGGTCTGGGCAGCGGAACCTACACGGGATACGGACAAACCGACGTTGATAGCGGGACGGATACCCTTGTAGAACAATTCAGTTTCCAAGAAGATTTGTCCGTCAGTGATGGAAATTACGTTGGTGGGAATGTAGGCTGATACATCACCGGCCTGGGTCTCGATGACGGGCAAGGCGGTCAAGGAGCCACCTCCGTGGGCTTCGGACATCTTAGCGGCACGTTCCAATAGACGGGAGTGGAGGTAAAATACATCACCGGGGTAGGCCTCACGACCTGGGGGACGACGCAGCAACAGAGACATCTGAAAAATGTTATCTGTTAAATTCCCATCTCcacttttaacattaattaccaAGTAGTCAGTAACAACTTCTGAAATTGGATTATTCTGGGTCACTTTGACCATGAAGCGAACAGTTACTTACCTGACGATAAGCGACGGCTTGTTTGGACAAATCGTCGTAGATGATCAAAGCGTGTTTGCCATTGTCTCTGAAGTATTCTCCCATGGCGCAACCAGAGTATGGGGCCAAGTATTGAAGGGGAGCGGCATCGGAAGCGGTGGCAGACACAATGATGGTGTAGTTGATGGCACCAGAGTCAGTAAGACGCTTCAAGATCTGGGCGACAGTGGAACGCTTTTGACCAATAGCGACGTAGATGCAgtataatttcttcttttcaTCATCGGCATCGTTGAAACGTTTCTGGTTGATGATGGTATCAATGGCCAAAGCGGTTTTACTGTAATTAAAACGGATAAttgactaattttatttaaaaaaataaccagTATGGTAAGTGTTTAAGTAAAGTATCAGAATTACGTCCGCTTGTAACGTTCATATTTTCGTAAGAAAATCGTAAGCTTAGTTGTcatcagataattttaaaatgatgtaaactggtatataaataatttaatgatttttaccCAGTTTGACGATCACCAATGATCAATTCACGCTGTCCACGACCGATGGGCACAAGAGAGTCGACGGCCTTAATACCAGTCTGCATAGGTTCTCTTACAGAGATACGTGGAATGATACCGGGAGCCTTGATTCCGACACGGAAACGTTGTTTGGTGTTCAATGGGCCTTTGCCATCAATGGGGTTACCTATACACACATAACAATATACGTGACTATGTTTATCCATgtgttttcataatttatcttaCCCAAAGCATCGACTACACGACCCAAAAGTTGGTCGCCAACAGGTACATCTACGATAGCACCAGTACGTTTGACGATATCTCCTTCCTTGATGAGCTTGTCGTTACCGAATACTACAACACCAACGTTGTCGGGTTCCAAGTTCAAAGCCATACCCTGCAATCACATGACGGGGCCGATTAAACAAACTGTAAAATAGTAACGTGGTAAATACTTGCCTTGAGACCGGAGGAGAATTCCACCATCTCATCAGCTTGGATGTTCTTCAATCCATAGACACGGGCGATACCGTCACCAATGCTCAACACACGACCAGTTTCATCTAAATCGGCTTTGGGGGCGGAACCCAAGATGCGTTCTTCGAGGATGGCAGAAATTTCGGCACCGCGGTTCGGGGTGGACATGTGCAATTTGCGTGCAGCAACCGATGCGGCTGGGAAAGCTGCTCCTGCAACCTGAACAACATAATATGGAATATTAATCATTACAAactactataaaatttatttgtaaataacatACACTATTGAAttactaaaacaaatttgtatagAGTTTCCGTTGAGATTCGCCCTTTGTTCACTTGCTGATTATGCAAGTccaatgtatatatattttgtatttagtacttgtaattgtaattcattacaaataatattcatatttattccatttgaagactttaattagattattaaatgACAAAGTAAGTATATAgtctacttaaaattaatatatgaaaactTACTGTTGGAAAGCAATAAAagtatgataatttataagtaatttttcatttagctAAAAATAAGGgccaaattacattttttcaatcCTTACTTTCCGCCATTTAAAAGACACCTAGTTTAGAAAAAGCTGAATTAACCCCTTAAAGGTAATAACTTACAAATTTAACCGTTTAACTGCATTATTAGaccatatattataaaatatttgatccaTCGATCATTAAATGGACCTTGAGGTTACTTAACCAAAAAATCGAATAactattgattattaattttaatagaaaatcctTACGATAGTTGTGTAATAATTTAGAAGGTAAGTCGTGATAATAGTGAAAAACTATTGTTTTATCACCACCTTTACATAAGGTAGGGCTgtcaaatttatctattacATAACAAACTTAAATCACCTTTCCATCGAAAAAGGTTACAAATCTTGCGggttaaatgaatataaacgtGCACATATCACAATCCGAACCCTTTTAAGTGTTAAATCCCAAATGAAACTGTAATTTTCGATGTTATGTCATTGCTATCCGGCAAGAACACTCCAAAAACCGGACTATGTTCCCAGTCAAATTTGTGGCGAAAAAAAGCAATTGTCCaacgtaatttaataaataaatggatagGACTTACCTGTGGAACATTTTTGGGCAAGTTTCTTGCCACAGAAGCAGCTAAGCGAGCGGATAGAAGAGACATTTTTCAACCTGCCTTCCCAGCACTACAAAAGATGGAGAACAGGACCGTCGTAATATCGGAGTGCGCTGCGTCGAATCGGAAACGTATCGTCCTGACATCTAGTGTCACGTgtctattgtttatttttagatacatATTCAACCCAAaatccaactttttaaaattacattgcataattgataattgtaactttacatatatatgttaaaaatgcgaacatatatatatttatattagttacaaaaattgatttcaattaaattagggcgggaaatttaaaagttgtcCGATATAAACAAACTTTGCTATCGATTCAAATAGTTTTGCTTAATaactttctatttatattagttCAATAGGTTatctccaaattttataaatataaacattagttTATTGCAAATTTACTCTAACTAGTAAACTATAGAAGTAACAGAAACtcattttcataatataaatctatctaacaaaatgttaaacatttttgattatattttaatttttttcagttaaataaatatttaaaataataaataaaccaagGATTTCGcagttttcattaataatttcagaaagatactttttatccatttatttatacaaattcataatgaacataataatataattaaatatttttataactaaggTGCTGGTTTATCTTTTTTGGAGGCTTCAGCAGCGGCGGCTTCCCTTTTTTCAAATTCGGCGATTAAATCTTCAACTTCTTTGTTtgacaatatattaatgtcCGTTTTATTGTTCACTCTTGTTAATGTCGCCATTTcaactgaaaacaaaaataacctgttaataattatttcatatgtaaatttcattgtatttACAATCATGGAAATATTTtcctaaaacaataaattgtgaCTATTACAACtatgtattaaaatgtgagcatttacaatttaaaaaaatcaacaaatatagaaaaattagaatatgttaaacctaaaatgtttaacaagAACAAACATGTTCTAaaacgtaataaattttacaacaagCCACACCTTTTTCTGATGTTAACTTGGTCATATCCAAAGTCTTGCTTAACACTTTTACAGCCAATTCCTTGGCATCTCTAAGTGTCATTTCACCTTCCTTGTATTCCTGCTTCAAACTAGAAATGGCAgcctaaaacataaaaaattaacatccaATAAACAGTcacataaaataatcttacagAACTATTATTGCCAATGCATGTTGCTTTCCACCCACTGTAGTTTCCACTGGGATCTGATTGGTACAGTTGATAACCATAATGTTTATCCCAGCCCATGTACAAAATTGAAACACCAAATGGACGCTTGCCACCATATTGAGTGTAAGCTTGTTTTACATCACACAGCCAAGACACTAACTGTTCACAGGGTATGGATTCACCATATTGAAATAGATATCTCTGGCCGATCAATCTTAGCTCGTTTGTTAAGACATTAGCATCTGATGTAATACCAGCCACACTACATACCATGTCACTGGAAATGAATGTATGTAAGTATTAATGATTTAGATATCAAACAATAAGTTACTTACTCATTGagcttgtatattttttcagaagaAAATACTTCATCAAGTAACTTATTTGTATTACGTCTTTCAGCTGCTAATAGAATACCATCATTTGCCAAGATACCTAAACAAGTACCGGCGTGACTAATAGCTTCCATAGCATATTCCACCTGATACAGCCTCCCtacaaataacaatttaggTACATGGCTTTTAACTTTGAATAAGATAtatcagttttataattttgaagaaatttgatGACATACCTTCCGGGGAGAAAATTGTAGTTCTGGTGTCATAACGACGGGCCTATATAgaagaaaatttcaattattttaaaacatgacTTTGCATCATAATACAACATAACCTCAAAAAACACTATTTGACAAttcattattgaaaaatacgtttttttGGTTGAAATATATGTGCATTGATTAGAAAaggttaataattatatatttttacgtaCCATTTTGTATAAGATATAAACTATTTCACTTCAAATCCAGAATGATAAGTCAAAATACCGGATCAGTTAGAGCCTGACTTCACACTGAATTGGCGCTTTTCTGCCAAATAACCGTGTACCAAATAGAAAACTTCACACatgatcaaaatttatattcgaaGTCTGAatgatttgtatttatttcttttgtatttatatttaaataattttgttaataaataaataataactaaaaatatatgtttttttggaATGTGAtgctttaattaagatttttgaaTTTGGTAAGCAAACAAGTCTGTTATAATATGTCTTCTGCGagtataaatacataaataatttttttattatatttttatattacatccAACAGGACAGTTTGATTATagttaattgtattttctgcttcttttcagaaaaaata from Aethina tumida isolate Nest 87 chromosome 1, icAetTumi1.1, whole genome shotgun sequence includes:
- the LOC109597430 gene encoding proteasome subunit alpha type-4; this translates as MARRYDTRTTIFSPEGRLYQVEYAMEAISHAGTCLGILANDGILLAAERRNTNKLLDEVFSSEKIYKLNDDMVCSVAGITSDANVLTNELRLIGQRYLFQYGESIPCEQLVSWLCDVKQAYTQYGGKRPFGVSILYMGWDKHYGYQLYQSDPSGNYSGWKATCIGNNSSAAISSLKQEYKEGEMTLRDAKELAVKVLSKTLDMTKLTSEKVEMATLTRVNNKTDINILSNKEVEDLIAEFEKREAAAAEASKKDKPAP
- the LOC109597177 gene encoding ATP synthase subunit alpha, mitochondrial — encoded protein: MSLLSARLAASVARNLPKNVPQVAGAAFPAASVAARKLHMSTPNRGAEISAILEERILGSAPKADLDETGRVLSIGDGIARVYGLKNIQADEMVEFSSGLKGMALNLEPDNVGVVVFGNDKLIKEGDIVKRTGAIVDVPVGDQLLGRVVDALGNPIDGKGPLNTKQRFRVGIKAPGIIPRISVREPMQTGIKAVDSLVPIGRGQRELIIGDRQTGKTALAIDTIINQKRFNDADDEKKKLYCIYVAIGQKRSTVAQILKRLTDSGAINYTIIVSATASDAAPLQYLAPYSGCAMGEYFRDNGKHALIIYDDLSKQAVAYRQMSLLLRRPPGREAYPGDVFYLHSRLLERAAKMSEAHGGGSLTALPVIETQAGDVSAYIPTNVISITDGQIFLETELFYKGIRPAINVGLSVSRVGSAAQTKAMKQVAGSMKLELAQYREVAAFAQFGSDLDAATQQLLNRGVRLTELLKQGQYVPMAIEEQVAIIYCGVRGHLDKIDPSKITVFEKQFSEHIKSSHKSILTSIAKEGKITEDTDAQLKKIVQDFIANFSG